In Rhodobacter xanthinilyticus, a single window of DNA contains:
- a CDS encoding ABC transporter ATP-binding protein: MLEFDNVSKSFWTGKQRKVILDRASFRVELGNSLGILAPNGTGKTTIINMMAGLEKPDEGEIRKTCRVSFPLGFMGGVVNKHSARENARFIARLYGLDPDYIEAFCRWLTGIAEYFDMPVGTYSSGMRSRFTFALLLALEFDIYLIDEGMPSTTDVEFNRKAGSILKDRLRDATVVVVSHQPSTLEKFCRSAAVLHNGQLYMFDTLEEAKRMYDYAT; this comes from the coding sequence ATGCTCGAGTTCGACAATGTCAGCAAGTCCTTCTGGACGGGCAAGCAGCGCAAGGTGATCCTTGATCGCGCGAGCTTCCGCGTGGAGCTCGGCAACAGCCTCGGCATTCTCGCCCCCAACGGCACCGGCAAGACCACGATCATCAACATGATGGCCGGGCTCGAGAAACCCGACGAGGGCGAGATCCGCAAGACCTGCCGGGTGTCGTTTCCGCTCGGCTTCATGGGCGGGGTGGTCAACAAACATTCCGCGCGCGAAAACGCCCGCTTCATCGCGCGGCTTTACGGGCTCGACCCCGATTATATCGAGGCCTTCTGCCGCTGGCTGACCGGGATCGCGGAATATTTCGACATGCCGGTGGGCACTTACAGCTCAGGCATGCGCTCGCGCTTCACCTTCGCGCTGCTGCTCGCGCTCGAATTCGATATCTATCTGATCGACGAGGGCATGCCCTCGACCACCGATGTCGAGTTCAACCGCAAGGCCGGCTCGATCCTGAAGGACCGGCTGCGCGACGCCACCGTCGTCGTCGTCTCCCACCAGCCCTCGACGCTGGAAAAATTCTGCCGCTCGGCCGCGGTCTTGCACAACGGCCAGCTTTACATGTTCGATACTCTGGAAGAAGCGAAGCGGATGTATGACTATGCAACCTAA
- a CDS encoding SseB family protein: MTPYDRAHAAMEADPENEAARLAVFDRLADAELFLLLEEEPEGDDIRPQVFETEEGDFVLAFDLEERLAAFSDGEPAPYAALPGRVIAHHLAGEGVGLGINLGVAESAFLLPPEALEWLTHTLTHTPEEAQARPVAFDAPALPPGALALLLPAFEAKFDQLMGLASHALLGGVTYEGGRRGHVLAILGAPEAARPGIAKAMAEALAFSGLEAGELDVTFLEETDPAAQILLEKALVLHLPEIVEEDPEERKPAAPGMDPTKPPILRF, translated from the coding sequence ATGACGCCCTATGATCGCGCCCATGCGGCGATGGAAGCCGACCCGGAGAATGAGGCGGCGCGGCTGGCGGTCTTTGACCGGCTGGCGGATGCCGAGCTGTTTCTGCTACTCGAGGAAGAGCCCGAGGGCGACGATATCCGCCCGCAGGTGTTCGAGACCGAGGAGGGGGATTTCGTGCTCGCCTTCGATCTCGAGGAGCGGCTGGCGGCGTTTTCGGACGGCGAGCCCGCGCCCTATGCGGCGCTGCCGGGGCGGGTGATCGCGCATCATCTCGCGGGCGAGGGGGTGGGGCTTGGCATCAACCTCGGCGTGGCGGAGTCGGCCTTTCTGCTGCCGCCCGAGGCGCTTGAGTGGCTGACCCATACGCTCACCCACACCCCCGAAGAGGCGCAGGCGCGGCCGGTGGCCTTCGACGCGCCGGCGCTGCCGCCCGGGGCGCTGGCGCTGCTCCTGCCGGCCTTCGAGGCGAAATTCGATCAGCTGATGGGGCTGGCGAGCCATGCGCTCCTCGGTGGCGTGACCTATGAGGGCGGGCGGCGCGGCCATGTGCTGGCGATCCTCGGCGCGCCCGAAGCCGCGCGGCCCGGGATCGCGAAAGCGATGGCCGAGGCGCTGGCGTTCTCCGGGCTCGAGGCGGGCGAGCTCGACGTGACCTTCCTCGAGGAGACCGACCCGGCGGCGCAGATCCTCCTCGAAAAGGCGCTGGTGCTGCATCTGCCCGAGATCGTCGAGGAAGACCCCGAGGAGCGCAAACCCGCCGCGCCGGGGATGGACCCGACAAAACCGCCGATCCTGCGGTTCTGA
- a CDS encoding capsule biosynthesis protein: MTMQPKATKYRIRRNAPVLAGAGAPKPAAETVGAANATLAPEAAVRPATPAGPAASAAASGAATAAAPAGRRARAAREIAPEDMFEPQDDGFGDTRFPTAAAPAPAPAEGDAVIAPNQMTAEEEIAAIRAEGLTGRQLRLARRMAQKHGIEATSDFEAVRLLRRAGIDPFDRSNILAMVRPDKEEDGSATTRALARIDGAGADTRVQLPQTMAPGQVPSTEVLNEDQRAREIIRIQRDIARRRRRRLALLMARLSFFVFLPTIVAAYYYFVMATPMYATKAEFVIQKADGVAGGSGLAGLFSGTQLATNQDSVTVQSYMQSRDAMLRLDADQGFKAHFEQPSIDPLQRLEPGATNEDAYKLYKRMVKIGYDPSEGLVKMEVIAADPEVSRKFSESLISYAEEQVDQLTARLREDQMKGARESYEDAEAKVFAAQAKVLELQEQVGILDPASENSLVMSQVSGFESELQKKRLELGQLLDNPSPNAARVSGVKGDIARLEKLIGELRAQLTVKGASNESLASITGQLRIAEAELETRQMLLSAAAQQNETARIEANKQVRYLEMGVRPVAPDAPTYPRAFENTLLAFLIFSGIYLMLSLTASILREQVSS, translated from the coding sequence ATGACTATGCAACCTAAAGCGACCAAATATCGCATCCGCCGCAACGCGCCGGTGCTGGCCGGGGCGGGCGCCCCGAAACCTGCCGCCGAAACGGTGGGCGCGGCCAATGCCACGCTCGCGCCGGAGGCGGCGGTGCGCCCCGCGACGCCGGCGGGCCCCGCCGCTTCGGCCGCCGCATCGGGCGCCGCAACCGCCGCCGCCCCCGCCGGGCGGCGCGCCCGCGCGGCCCGCGAGATCGCGCCCGAGGACATGTTCGAGCCGCAAGACGACGGCTTTGGCGACACCCGCTTCCCGACCGCCGCCGCCCCCGCCCCCGCGCCTGCCGAGGGCGATGCGGTGATCGCGCCCAACCAGATGACCGCCGAGGAGGAAATCGCCGCGATCCGCGCCGAGGGCCTGACCGGCCGCCAGCTGCGCCTCGCGCGGCGGATGGCGCAAAAGCACGGGATCGAGGCGACCTCGGATTTCGAGGCGGTGCGGCTCTTGCGCCGCGCCGGCATCGACCCGTTCGACCGCTCGAACATCCTTGCGATGGTGCGCCCCGACAAGGAGGAGGACGGCTCCGCCACCACCCGCGCGCTCGCGCGCATCGACGGCGCGGGCGCCGATACCCGGGTGCAACTGCCGCAGACCATGGCGCCCGGGCAAGTCCCCTCGACCGAAGTGCTGAACGAAGACCAGCGCGCGCGAGAGATCATCCGCATCCAGCGCGACATCGCCCGCCGCCGCCGCCGCCGGCTCGCGCTGCTGATGGCGCGGCTGAGCTTCTTCGTCTTCCTGCCGACCATCGTCGCGGCCTATTATTACTTCGTGATGGCGACGCCGATGTATGCCACGAAGGCCGAATTCGTGATCCAGAAGGCCGATGGCGTCGCGGGCGGCTCGGGGCTTGCGGGGCTGTTTTCCGGCACCCAGCTCGCCACCAACCAGGATTCGGTGACGGTGCAAAGTTACATGCAATCGCGCGATGCGATGCTGCGCCTCGATGCCGATCAGGGCTTCAAGGCGCATTTCGAACAGCCCTCGATCGACCCGCTGCAACGGCTCGAGCCGGGCGCCACCAACGAAGATGCCTACAAGCTCTACAAGCGGATGGTGAAGATCGGCTATGACCCTTCGGAGGGGCTGGTGAAGATGGAAGTCATCGCCGCCGACCCGGAGGTCTCGCGCAAGTTCTCGGAATCGTTGATTTCTTACGCCGAGGAACAGGTCGACCAGCTTACCGCGCGGCTGCGCGAGGATCAGATGAAGGGCGCGCGCGAGAGCTATGAGGACGCCGAGGCGAAGGTCTTTGCCGCCCAGGCCAAGGTGCTCGAGCTGCAAGAACAGGTGGGCATCCTCGACCCGGCCTCGGAAAACAGCCTCGTGATGAGCCAGGTCTCGGGCTTTGAAAGCGAGCTGCAGAAGAAGCGCCTCGAGCTTGGCCAGCTGCTCGACAACCCGAGCCCGAATGCGGCGCGCGTCTCCGGGGTGAAGGGCGATATCGCGCGGCTCGAGAAGCTGATCGGCGAGCTGCGCGCTCAGCTCACCGTGAAGGGCGCCTCGAATGAATCGCTCGCCTCGATCACCGGCCAGCTGCGCATCGCCGAGGCCGAGCTCGAGACCCGCCAGATGCTGCTCTCGGCCGCCGCGCAACAAAACGAGACCGCGCGGATCGAGGCCAACAAGCAGGTGCGCTACCTCGAGATGGGCGTGCGCCCGGTGGCCCCCGATGCGCCCACTTATCCGCGCGCCTTCGAGAACACGCTGCTCGCCTTCCTGATCTTCTCGGGGATCTATCTGATGCTCTCGCTCACCGCCTCGATCCTGCGCGAACAGGTCTCGAGCTGA
- a CDS encoding tyrosine-type recombinase/integrase: MGLVLKHVERTKSGGFQYRRRVPKAVSGIITKREFKGKLGDTEKEALKAWPGFHAKVEREIAAAKRRLATAEAALRSDASDSAAYAEALRRRADLIAAGETEEGAALVADIMADSYPQDEYEPQGVPAVERHTINLLRLGPDRYMAPDPTLGDALSLYCKEHLREDDPATDSRVVGLAKRVVGAAINALGKDPLLTSITREDARKVRDEMLDRVKNTGRGVGEKVSPATVGRELSIIAAVVNFAKVEFGLSDAFQNPFSKLPVAGGQKGRRVKRADKRDPLPPEVLAGVRARVIAMANPELVLIWRILEGTGARIAEVSGLRVEDVVLSTEFPHIRIEANEVRTLKTDASRRVVPLVGDALRAAREAVGRSRSGDMLFSLYGRKRGSDAASAALMKHVRAVTTDPKHVIHSLRHNMKDRLVEAEVSSLDQNLILGHAVEGVGDAVYGGAVRKLRVTTKAMKKALGVEIRQIDEDGGN; the protein is encoded by the coding sequence ATGGGTCTTGTTTTGAAGCACGTCGAGCGCACTAAATCGGGCGGCTTTCAGTATCGCCGGAGGGTTCCCAAGGCGGTCTCGGGAATCATAACCAAGCGGGAGTTCAAGGGGAAACTCGGGGATACCGAGAAGGAAGCCTTGAAGGCTTGGCCGGGTTTTCACGCCAAGGTCGAGCGGGAGATCGCTGCGGCGAAGCGAAGGCTCGCAACTGCCGAAGCTGCATTGCGCTCCGATGCGTCAGACAGCGCAGCTTATGCCGAGGCTTTGCGCCGTCGTGCCGATCTGATCGCGGCGGGAGAGACCGAGGAGGGGGCGGCCCTGGTCGCTGACATCATGGCGGATAGCTACCCACAAGACGAATACGAGCCGCAGGGCGTGCCCGCTGTCGAGCGGCACACGATCAACCTCCTGCGCCTCGGTCCTGATCGCTACATGGCCCCCGATCCGACGCTGGGGGATGCCCTGAGCCTCTACTGCAAGGAGCACTTGCGGGAGGATGACCCGGCCACGGATAGCCGCGTCGTAGGGCTCGCCAAGCGCGTCGTGGGCGCGGCTATCAACGCGCTCGGGAAGGATCCGCTGCTAACCTCCATCACCCGCGAGGACGCCCGCAAGGTGCGCGATGAGATGCTTGACCGGGTCAAGAATACGGGGCGCGGGGTCGGGGAGAAGGTCAGCCCGGCCACGGTGGGCCGAGAACTGTCGATCATCGCAGCCGTGGTCAATTTCGCCAAGGTGGAGTTCGGCCTGTCCGATGCCTTCCAGAACCCGTTCAGCAAGCTCCCGGTGGCAGGTGGTCAAAAGGGCCGGAGGGTAAAGCGGGCGGACAAGAGGGACCCGTTGCCGCCTGAGGTGCTCGCCGGGGTGCGCGCCCGGGTGATCGCAATGGCGAACCCTGAACTTGTGCTGATCTGGCGCATCTTGGAAGGGACCGGGGCGCGTATTGCCGAAGTCTCCGGGCTGAGGGTCGAGGACGTGGTTCTCTCCACCGAGTTCCCGCATATCAGGATCGAGGCGAACGAGGTGCGGACCCTCAAGACCGACGCAAGCCGCCGTGTGGTGCCCCTTGTCGGGGATGCCCTGAGGGCTGCGCGGGAGGCCGTTGGCAGGTCGCGAAGCGGCGACATGCTGTTCTCCCTGTATGGGCGGAAGCGTGGCTCTGACGCGGCTTCCGCTGCGCTCATGAAACACGTCAGGGCTGTGACCACAGACCCAAAGCATGTGATCCACTCGCTACGCCACAACATGAAGGACCGGCTTGTCGAGGCCGAGGTGTCGTCGCTCGACCAGAACCTGATCCTCGGTCATGCGGTCGAGGGAGTCGGGGATGCCGTTTATGGGGGCGCGGTGCGGAAGCTGCGGGTGACCACCAAGGCAATGAAGAAGGCGCTGGGCGTCGAGATTCGGCAGATAGACGAAGACGGGGGGAACTGA
- a CDS encoding BaiN/RdsA family NAD(P)/FAD-dependent oxidoreductase, producing MERFDLVILGAGAAGLFCAGAAARRGRRVVVLDHAARPGEKIRISGGGRCNFTNRELTRQNAAERFVSENPRFALSALSRFTPADMIARLDRAGIAWHEKHRGQLFCDGKATQVVEMLVEDLRAGGGELRLGTSVAGLERLGEGFVVETSGGPIAAERVVVATGGKSIPKMGASALGYKIAESFGLALVETRPGLVPLTFAEQDLARTAPLAGIARAARVRRGKVAFDEDLLFTHRGLSGPAILQISSYWREGDALEIDLAPGRDIAAELAQIRAEQGRIAIQTALGRLVPEKLAQFVVAEAGLAGRLADQNNRALERLAGQVHRWQVRPVGSEGYRTAEVTLGGVSTAELDAKTLEAKRVPGLHFIGEVVDVTGWLGGYNFQWAWASAWAAGQVA from the coding sequence ATGGAAAGATTTGACCTTGTAATCCTTGGGGCCGGCGCGGCGGGGCTCTTTTGCGCGGGGGCGGCGGCGCGGCGCGGGCGGCGGGTCGTGGTGCTCGATCATGCTGCGCGGCCGGGCGAGAAGATTCGCATCTCGGGCGGTGGGCGGTGCAATTTCACCAACCGCGAGCTGACGCGGCAGAATGCGGCGGAGCGATTCGTCTCGGAAAATCCGCGCTTTGCGCTGTCGGCGCTGAGCCGCTTCACGCCCGCCGACATGATCGCGCGGCTCGATCGGGCGGGGATCGCCTGGCATGAGAAACATCGCGGGCAGCTCTTTTGCGACGGCAAGGCGACGCAGGTCGTCGAGATGCTGGTCGAGGATCTGCGCGCCGGGGGGGGCGAGCTGCGGCTGGGCACCTCGGTCGCGGGGCTCGAGCGCTTGGGCGAGGGCTTTGTCGTCGAGACCTCGGGCGGGCCGATTGCGGCGGAGCGCGTGGTGGTGGCGACGGGCGGCAAGTCGATCCCGAAGATGGGGGCGAGTGCGCTGGGCTACAAGATCGCCGAGAGTTTCGGGCTTGCGCTTGTCGAGACGCGGCCGGGGCTCGTGCCGCTGACCTTTGCCGAGCAGGATCTGGCGCGCACGGCGCCGCTTGCGGGGATCGCGCGGGCGGCACGGGTGCGGCGCGGCAAGGTGGCTTTCGACGAGGATCTGCTGTTCACCCATCGCGGGCTCTCGGGGCCGGCGATCTTGCAGATCTCGAGCTATTGGCGGGAGGGCGACGCGCTCGAGATCGACCTCGCGCCGGGGCGCGACATCGCGGCCGAGCTCGCGCAGATCCGCGCCGAGCAGGGGCGGATCGCGATCCAGACCGCGCTCGGGCGGCTCGTGCCGGAGAAGCTCGCGCAGTTTGTCGTGGCCGAGGCGGGGCTTGCGGGGCGGCTTGCGGATCAGAACAATCGCGCGCTCGAGCGGCTGGCGGGGCAGGTGCATCGCTGGCAGGTGCGGCCGGTGGGCTCGGAGGGCTATCGCACCGCGGAGGTGACGCTGGGCGGGGTTTCGACGGCGGAGCTCGACGCCAAGACGCTCGAGGCCAAGCGCGTGCCGGGGCTGCATTTCATCGGCGAGGTGGTCGATGTGACGGGCTGGCTCGGCGGGTATAATTTCCAATGGGCCTGGGCTTCGGCCTGGGCGGCGGGGCAGGTGGCCTGA
- a CDS encoding HNH endonuclease family protein encodes MTGFSYADASQQWFAVVLADHGEEARSRAFALVEAGDTTESGCIETPTQDARRVRFMGRQMPAYRFIFCILNGVEAGYDDVVRHRCNNKRCINPLHLELGSRGENLQDERDFAANGVDFGLL; translated from the coding sequence ATGACGGGGTTCAGCTATGCCGACGCATCGCAGCAGTGGTTCGCGGTGGTATTGGCAGACCATGGGGAGGAGGCTCGTTCGCGGGCCTTCGCCTTGGTTGAAGCGGGGGATACAACTGAAAGCGGCTGTATCGAGACGCCAACGCAGGATGCCAGACGGGTGCGGTTCATGGGGCGGCAGATGCCAGCCTATCGGTTTATCTTCTGCATCCTGAACGGGGTTGAGGCGGGTTATGACGATGTGGTTCGTCACCGCTGCAACAACAAGCGCTGTATTAATCCGCTGCACCTGGAGTTGGGATCACGCGGAGAGAACCTGCAGGATGAGCGGGACTTCGCTGCGAATGGGGTGGATTTTGGTTTGCTGTAG
- a CDS encoding DUF1489 family protein: MMMIHLLKLCVGAERVEDLLAWQAAHYGTGPAAHVTRMWPKRSEEILDGGSLYWVFKGVILARQRILGLEERPGADGITRCAIVLDREVVRTEALPRRPFQGWRYLAPEDAPRDLAKGRDREDVLPRELQAALAEIGLR; this comes from the coding sequence ATGATGATGATTCACCTCCTCAAACTCTGCGTGGGCGCCGAGCGGGTCGAGGACCTGCTCGCCTGGCAGGCGGCCCATTACGGCACCGGCCCGGCCGCCCATGTCACCCGCATGTGGCCCAAACGCAGCGAAGAAATCCTCGACGGCGGCTCGCTCTACTGGGTGTTCAAGGGGGTGATCCTGGCCCGCCAACGGATCCTCGGCCTCGAGGAACGCCCCGGCGCCGATGGCATCACCCGCTGCGCGATCGTGCTCGACCGCGAGGTGGTGCGCACCGAGGCACTGCCGCGCCGGCCGTTCCAGGGCTGGCGCTACCTCGCCCCCGAGGACGCCCCGCGCGACCTCGCCAAAGGCCGCGACCGCGAGGATGTCCTGCCGCGCGAGCTGCAGGCCGCACTCGCCGAAATCGGGCTGCGCTGA
- a CDS encoding adenosylcobalamin-dependent ribonucleoside-diphosphate reductase: MSRFAAPIAEQIWDMKYRLKEADGTPVDLTVEDSWRRIARALASVEADPALWEERFYGALEGFKYLPAGRIIAGAGTGRAVTLFNCFVMGTVPDSMSGIFDMLKEAALTMQQGGGIGYDFSTIRPRGAEVKGVAADASGPLSFMDVWDAMCRTIMSAGSRRGAMMATMRCDHPDIEQFITAKQDSARLRMFNLSVLVTDPFMEAVKADGSWDLKFGGKIYHTVKARDLWNKIMRATYDFAEPGVIFIDRINQMNNLGYIEEICATNPCGEQPLPPYGACLLGSINLATLVARPFEADAELDPVRLEELVALAVRMMDNVVDASRFPLPQQAEEATNKRRIGLGVTGLADALLMLGLKYGTDEAAAQTEAWMKAIARASYLASVELAKEKGAFPLFDAEKYLASGNMMQMDEDVRAAIRTHGIRNALLTSIAPTGTISLYAGNVSSGIEPVFAYAYTRKVLQKDGSRTEEEVVDYAVQMWRDKFGDKALPEYFVNAQTLAPMAHVKMQAAAQKWIDSSISKTINCPEDISFDDFKDVYMAAWDQGCKGCTTYRPNDVTGSVLTVSESSEKAPEADTGAEVVYLTEPLDRPAALEGATYKLKWPGSEHAIYITVNDIVQGGHRRPFEVFINSKNMEHYAWTVALTRMVSAVFRRGGDVSFVVEELKAVFDPRGGAWIQGQYIPSILAAIGGVIERHLVAIGFIAGEGMGLKSDPKAEAMVVGEAPRGAACPSCGSYAMRKVEGCMTCADCGHSKCG, translated from the coding sequence ATGAGCCGTTTCGCCGCCCCCATCGCCGAGCAGATCTGGGACATGAAATATCGTCTGAAGGAGGCCGATGGCACGCCGGTGGATCTCACCGTCGAGGACAGCTGGCGGCGCATCGCGCGCGCGCTCGCGAGCGTCGAGGCCGACCCGGCGCTTTGGGAGGAGCGGTTCTATGGCGCCCTCGAAGGGTTCAAATATCTCCCCGCCGGGCGGATCATCGCGGGCGCGGGCACCGGGCGGGCGGTGACGCTGTTCAACTGTTTCGTGATGGGCACCGTGCCCGACAGCATGTCGGGGATCTTCGACATGCTCAAGGAAGCCGCGCTGACCATGCAGCAGGGCGGCGGCATCGGCTATGATTTCTCGACGATCCGGCCGCGCGGCGCCGAGGTCAAGGGCGTGGCGGCCGATGCCTCGGGGCCGCTCTCCTTCATGGATGTCTGGGATGCGATGTGCCGCACGATCATGTCGGCGGGCTCGCGCCGCGGCGCGATGATGGCGACGATGCGCTGCGACCACCCCGATATCGAGCAATTCATCACCGCCAAGCAGGATTCGGCGCGGCTGCGGATGTTCAACCTCTCCGTGCTGGTCACCGACCCGTTCATGGAGGCGGTGAAGGCCGATGGCTCGTGGGATCTGAAATTCGGCGGCAAGATCTACCACACCGTCAAGGCGCGCGATCTGTGGAACAAGATCATGCGCGCGACCTATGATTTCGCCGAGCCGGGCGTGATCTTCATCGACCGCATCAACCAGATGAACAACCTCGGCTATATCGAGGAGATCTGCGCGACGAACCCCTGCGGCGAGCAGCCGCTGCCGCCCTATGGCGCCTGTCTGCTCGGCTCGATCAACCTCGCCACGCTGGTCGCGCGGCCCTTCGAGGCGGATGCCGAGCTCGATCCGGTGCGGCTCGAGGAGCTGGTGGCGCTGGCGGTGCGGATGATGGACAATGTCGTCGATGCGTCCCGCTTCCCGCTGCCGCAGCAGGCCGAGGAGGCCACCAACAAGCGCCGCATCGGGCTCGGCGTGACCGGGCTTGCCGATGCGCTTTTGATGCTCGGGCTGAAATACGGCACCGACGAGGCTGCGGCGCAGACCGAGGCCTGGATGAAGGCGATCGCGCGGGCGAGCTATCTCGCCTCGGTCGAGCTCGCCAAGGAGAAGGGCGCCTTCCCGCTCTTTGACGCCGAGAAATACCTCGCCTCGGGCAATATGATGCAGATGGACGAGGACGTGCGCGCCGCGATCCGCACCCATGGGATCCGCAACGCGCTCCTGACCTCGATCGCGCCGACGGGGACGATTTCGCTCTATGCGGGCAACGTTTCCTCGGGGATCGAGCCGGTCTTCGCCTATGCCTATACCCGCAAGGTCTTGCAGAAGGATGGCTCGCGGACCGAGGAAGAGGTCGTCGATTACGCGGTGCAGATGTGGCGCGACAAATTCGGCGACAAGGCGCTGCCGGAGTATTTCGTCAACGCCCAGACGCTCGCGCCGATGGCGCATGTGAAGATGCAGGCGGCGGCGCAGAAATGGATCGACTCGTCGATTTCCAAGACGATCAACTGCCCCGAGGATATCTCGTTCGACGATTTCAAGGATGTCTACATGGCGGCCTGGGATCAGGGCTGCAAGGGCTGCACGACCTATCGCCCGAATGATGTGACGGGCTCGGTGCTCACCGTTTCGGAAAGCTCGGAGAAGGCGCCCGAGGCCGACACCGGCGCCGAGGTGGTTTACCTCACCGAGCCGCTCGACCGCCCCGCCGCGCTCGAGGGCGCGACCTACAAGCTGAAATGGCCGGGCTCGGAACACGCGATCTACATCACCGTGAACGATATCGTGCAGGGCGGGCATCGGCGGCCCTTCGAGGTGTTCATCAACTCGAAGAACATGGAGCATTACGCCTGGACGGTGGCGCTGACGCGGATGGTCTCGGCGGTGTTCCGGCGCGGGGGCGATGTGAGCTTTGTCGTCGAGGAGCTGAAGGCGGTCTTCGATCCGCGCGGCGGCGCCTGGATCCAGGGGCAATATATCCCCTCGATCCTCGCCGCGATCGGCGGCGTGATCGAGCGGCATCTGGTCGCGATCGGCTTCATCGCGGGCGAGGGGATGGGGCTGAAGAGCGACCCGAAGGCCGAGGCGATGGTGGTCGGCGAGGCGCCGCGCGGGGCGGCCTGCCCGAGCTGCGGCTCCTATGCGATGCGCAAGGTCGAGGGCTGCATGACTTGCGCCGATTGTGGGCATAGCAAATGCGGCTGA
- a CDS encoding uracil-DNA glycosylase family protein, giving the protein MERLETEIRGCGLCAAQFGASATAHAPRPVVWFRPGARILIAGQAPGARVHASGRPFTDASGERLRDWMGVNEAAFYDLARVAIVPMAFCFPGYDAKGADLPPPPICAARWRARVLAELGPVDLTLLVGGAAQRWHLGARAVTATVAAWQNHAPRVFPLPHPSWRNTAWLKRNPWFAADLLPALRARVKEVLR; this is encoded by the coding sequence ATGGAGCGACTCGAGACGGAGATCCGGGGCTGTGGCCTCTGCGCGGCGCAGTTTGGCGCGAGCGCGACGGCCCATGCGCCGCGGCCGGTGGTCTGGTTCCGGCCCGGGGCGCGGATCTTGATCGCGGGGCAGGCGCCGGGCGCGCGGGTCCATGCCTCGGGGCGGCCCTTCACCGATGCTTCGGGCGAGCGGTTGCGCGACTGGATGGGGGTGAACGAGGCGGCGTTCTACGACCTCGCCCGGGTCGCCATCGTGCCGATGGCCTTCTGTTTCCCGGGCTATGATGCGAAAGGCGCCGATCTGCCGCCGCCGCCGATCTGCGCGGCGCGCTGGCGGGCGCGGGTGCTGGCCGAGCTCGGCCCGGTCGATCTGACGCTCCTCGTCGGCGGCGCGGCGCAGCGCTGGCATCTGGGCGCGCGCGCGGTCACCGCCACCGTCGCCGCGTGGCAAAACCACGCTCCGCGCGTCTTTCCCTTGCCTCATCCGTCGTGGCGCAATACGGCATGGCTCAAACGCAACCCCTGGTTCGCGGCCGATCTGCTGCCGGCCCTGCGCGCCCGGGTGAAGGAGGTTCTGCGATGA